The following proteins come from a genomic window of Marispirochaeta sp.:
- a CDS encoding ROK family transcriptional regulator produces the protein MLRILESLWHIPNPSRADLARELHLDRSTIGLLVDQMIDRGILRQHAEESSGPRGGRPPILLTISPGVAYSLGVELTYPNIRLAAVDLCGSLIGSREIPIQDYGPQAIENLAAETARYRATLDASFKEGGLGLVTLGVGVSGQIADDGRSILISHALHISEPLNVADPLERALQVPVTLLNDAQAGVMREAGLRDKEDLLLIIIEFRPGNAEEDIGIGAGLVMGNKLCHGRAITHLLRSNLNALPSDPALGVEGLGKSLALVANITGIDEIVLGGEVEDILIPLGEIVDRYSKVGRNREETIIRVSHINGGSEAVALGAAYSAMKLLLASHDSSVANFFASL, from the coding sequence TTGCTTCGTATACTTGAATCGCTCTGGCACATCCCGAATCCCAGCCGAGCCGACCTCGCCCGGGAATTACATCTCGATCGTTCCACCATCGGCCTCCTGGTTGATCAGATGATCGACAGAGGAATCCTGAGGCAGCATGCCGAGGAGAGCTCCGGCCCCAGGGGAGGGCGTCCGCCGATATTGCTCACCATTTCCCCCGGGGTCGCCTACAGTCTCGGCGTCGAGCTTACCTACCCTAACATACGCCTGGCGGCGGTTGATCTGTGCGGCAGCCTTATCGGCAGCAGAGAGATCCCGATCCAGGACTACGGACCGCAGGCTATTGAAAACCTGGCAGCAGAAACCGCCCGTTATCGGGCGACCCTCGACGCCTCATTCAAGGAGGGTGGCCTCGGCTTAGTCACCCTCGGAGTCGGCGTCAGCGGGCAGATCGCCGATGACGGAAGATCGATCCTGATTTCTCACGCCCTCCATATCAGTGAGCCCCTCAACGTGGCGGATCCTCTGGAGCGGGCCCTGCAGGTGCCGGTAACTCTCCTCAATGATGCCCAGGCCGGGGTAATGCGGGAGGCCGGACTCCGGGATAAAGAGGACCTGCTCCTGATCATAATCGAATTCCGTCCCGGTAACGCCGAGGAAGATATAGGTATCGGCGCCGGCCTGGTAATGGGCAACAAGCTCTGCCACGGGCGAGCAATCACCCATCTTTTACGATCCAACCTCAATGCTCTCCCCTCCGACCCGGCTCTGGGTGTCGAAGGTCTGGGAAAATCCCTGGCTCTGGTCGCGAATATTACCGGAATCGATGAGATAGTCCTGGGAGGAGAAGTGGAAGATATCCTGATCCCCCTGGGAGAAATCGTCGACCGCTATTCAAAGGTCGGCCGCAACAGGGAGGAGACGATAATACGGGTCTCGCATATCAACGGCGGAAGCGAAGCGGTTGCCCTGGGGGCGGCCTATTCCGCGATGAAACTCCTGCTGGCAAGCCACGACTCCTCGGTAGCCAATTTCTTCGCCTCACTATAG